One Tamlana carrageenivorans genomic region harbors:
- a CDS encoding McrC family protein, translating into MSKENKHITVFEHESLRTDRGEQRLTNGQLEALQLFYGENGVPYYSLIHHGVRFNEYVGVIQVGKTVIEVLPKADKSNDADRWRNVLINMLHAVGIFDIHAPSNSNLRLRSNSILDLYFELFIKEVEYLLHRGLVKKYRKTEGNRTALKGSIQFAKHISQNLVHQERFYVRHTTYDKEHDIHAILYKALKLLSYINTNVQLNSRLGALLLDFPELYDIKITEALFDKIALDRKTEPYRNALEIAKLILLNYHPDVNRGTNNVLALMFDMNVLWEQFVYVSLRRHKANATSIAAQNTKNFWKPLSGYRSKMKPDIVLNKDTEDCVVLDTKWKNLNGYNPSPEDLRQMFVYMKYYGAKKVALVYPGSENRNQSGQYYDHSSQDSKHLSNEECSVISIGVEKDVKAWQKIIHENISNWCQLQEIV; encoded by the coding sequence TTGAGCAAGGAGAACAAACATATCACCGTATTTGAACACGAGAGCCTACGAACAGACCGAGGTGAGCAAAGACTCACAAATGGTCAGTTAGAGGCTTTGCAATTGTTCTATGGAGAAAATGGAGTTCCTTATTATTCCTTGATTCATCATGGCGTTCGCTTCAATGAATATGTTGGAGTGATTCAAGTTGGCAAAACGGTTATAGAAGTCTTGCCAAAAGCTGATAAATCCAATGATGCCGACAGGTGGAGAAACGTATTAATTAACATGCTGCATGCGGTTGGAATATTTGATATTCATGCCCCTAGCAACAGTAATTTAAGATTGCGTTCAAACTCTATTCTCGACCTTTACTTTGAGCTTTTCATCAAAGAAGTTGAATATCTGTTGCATAGAGGTTTGGTAAAAAAATACCGGAAAACAGAGGGTAACAGAACCGCTTTAAAAGGCAGTATTCAGTTCGCTAAGCATATCAGTCAGAATTTGGTGCATCAAGAACGATTTTATGTTAGGCACACCACTTACGACAAAGAGCATGATATTCATGCAATTCTTTATAAAGCCCTGAAGCTACTGAGTTATATCAATACTAATGTGCAACTGAATAGCAGATTAGGAGCCTTATTATTGGATTTTCCGGAGCTATACGACATTAAAATAACAGAAGCCTTATTTGATAAAATTGCCCTTGACCGCAAAACGGAACCATACAGAAATGCACTGGAAATAGCTAAACTCATTCTTCTCAATTATCACCCGGATGTAAACCGAGGAACCAATAATGTATTGGCACTGATGTTTGATATGAATGTGCTTTGGGAGCAGTTTGTTTATGTGAGTTTAAGAAGGCATAAAGCGAATGCCACAAGTATTGCTGCTCAAAACACTAAGAACTTTTGGAAGCCATTATCAGGCTATCGCAGCAAAATGAAGCCCGACATTGTTCTGAATAAAGACACAGAAGACTGTGTAGTTCTTGATACTAAATGGAAAAACTTGAATGGCTATAATCCATCTCCTGAAGATTTGAGGCAAATGTTTGTGTACATGAAATACTATGGAGCTAAGAAAGTAGCTCTAGTATATCCGGGATCAGAAAACAGAAACCAATCAGGACAATATTATGACCATAGCTCGCAGGATTCAAAGCATTTGAGCAATGAAGAATGTAGCGTTATCTCTATAGGAGTTGAAAAAGACGTGAAGGCATGGCAAAAAATAATACATGAAAACATTAGCAATTGGTGTCAATTGCAGGAAATAGTTTAG
- a CDS encoding McrB family protein: protein MAFEPKNITKDHILRGVAKIQEDQPELKPSTRWDVIINGENYPPKEIMRYAHQEMNGERIWEYGGGEATNKWLKQFDFKIIDKSDKADPVLDLIERYKEHARKSELKDELYKWRLVKTFNGRPNTSAADFTQELTSINFGNLIYPVGISVIHHIVKERPEEFREAFKHLFDENIELSERVSYFNEQTLKIFRDIDPTNTYSHHQDERTMATYLAFHDSSKYAFYKDSFYQKYCKLIGIKPERKGKKLVHYLSLLDEFIENYILEDFELLELKKELLTDDCYEDDNHKIYAQDILYSTLDQQKGLGRNYWRVGTSDGQTNFWDIMQANQYISIGWSEIGDLSEQEVQNKKDVIQLLDNQGYYSDDKKVGSRKAGEIFNFYNDIHEGDIILAQDGSEILGIGEVIGDYGYDSLQTFSHYKPVQWKLISPSLRNSEGLRTTVYKLSQPDVIHQIDNLLKEYKKEQKMANELNQILFGPPGTGKTYNTINQALELCGEDLTGLSRTDIKARFEQKVDEGRIIFTTFHQSMTYEDFVEGIKPIEPEKEGDPVIYRVEEGIFRKLCIEASFSLAKEEESVATENVLDFSLAFDNFVQEIEEKLASEETIEIATKNGGKVVVDGISQQGNIIIKHPGKDNTYPVSKQRLSKLHAAFPDLADVNNIDQQFRSIIGGSNSTANWSVLNAIRNNNPVTKETPKEIRKYSWDDKVQVVKSLTKEDYKGKTGEPYVLIIDEINRGNVSQIFGELITLIEEDKRLGNPEAIQVQLPYSKDWFGVPPNVHIIGTMNTADRSVEALDTALRRRFSFTEMPPKPELINTEGKAENGIVNGIELSVLLETINKRIEKLLDKDHMIGHSYFLSVEGLKGLKSAFQNKIVPLLQEYFFGDYGKIGLVISSKFFDIKDNQVDEDFFAPFEDYDSSPLVERKVYHLKNIQDMSDEVFIEALNDLQRKNK from the coding sequence ATGGCATTTGAACCAAAAAATATAACAAAGGATCACATACTTAGAGGTGTAGCAAAAATTCAGGAAGATCAACCGGAATTAAAGCCTTCTACCCGATGGGATGTGATTATTAATGGAGAGAACTATCCTCCAAAAGAAATTATGCGATATGCTCATCAAGAAATGAATGGCGAGCGAATTTGGGAATATGGAGGTGGCGAAGCAACCAATAAATGGTTAAAGCAATTTGATTTTAAAATCATAGACAAATCAGATAAGGCTGATCCTGTACTCGATTTGATTGAGCGATATAAAGAGCATGCACGAAAGTCGGAATTGAAAGATGAGCTCTACAAATGGCGATTGGTTAAAACTTTTAACGGAAGACCAAATACTAGTGCTGCGGATTTCACACAAGAACTCACCAGTATCAACTTTGGAAACCTTATTTATCCAGTAGGGATATCGGTTATCCATCATATTGTTAAAGAACGACCTGAAGAATTTCGTGAAGCATTTAAGCATTTATTTGATGAAAACATAGAGCTATCGGAGCGTGTTTCATACTTCAATGAACAAACACTAAAGATATTTCGTGACATAGATCCTACAAACACCTACTCGCATCATCAAGATGAACGAACAATGGCTACCTACTTAGCTTTTCATGATTCATCAAAATATGCTTTTTACAAGGATTCGTTCTACCAAAAGTATTGTAAGCTTATTGGCATAAAGCCTGAAAGGAAGGGTAAAAAACTCGTTCATTATTTGTCGCTTCTTGATGAATTTATCGAGAACTATATTTTGGAGGATTTCGAACTCTTAGAATTAAAAAAGGAATTGCTTACCGATGATTGTTACGAAGACGACAATCACAAAATTTATGCTCAGGATATCCTTTACTCCACTTTGGATCAACAAAAGGGTTTGGGTAGAAATTACTGGCGTGTTGGGACAAGTGATGGTCAAACCAATTTTTGGGATATCATGCAAGCCAATCAGTACATTTCAATTGGTTGGTCAGAAATTGGTGATTTAAGCGAACAAGAAGTTCAAAACAAAAAGGATGTAATTCAACTACTGGATAATCAGGGATATTATTCAGATGATAAAAAAGTTGGAAGCCGAAAGGCAGGTGAGATTTTTAACTTTTACAACGACATTCATGAAGGCGATATCATTCTTGCGCAAGACGGCTCTGAAATATTAGGTATTGGTGAAGTAATTGGAGATTATGGCTACGATTCATTGCAAACATTTTCCCATTACAAACCAGTACAATGGAAATTAATTTCTCCATCCCTGAGAAATTCTGAGGGATTAAGAACCACTGTATATAAGCTTTCACAACCGGATGTTATCCACCAAATAGACAATCTGCTAAAGGAATATAAAAAAGAACAAAAAATGGCTAATGAACTCAATCAGATTCTTTTCGGTCCTCCAGGAACCGGAAAAACATACAACACCATTAATCAAGCTTTAGAGCTTTGTGGTGAAGATTTAACCGGATTAAGTCGCACGGATATCAAAGCTCGTTTTGAGCAAAAGGTAGATGAAGGTAGAATCATTTTTACCACCTTTCATCAGAGCATGACTTATGAAGATTTTGTAGAGGGTATTAAGCCTATTGAGCCTGAAAAAGAAGGTGATCCGGTGATTTACCGAGTGGAAGAAGGGATTTTTAGAAAGCTATGTATTGAAGCCTCCTTTTCATTAGCCAAAGAGGAAGAATCGGTAGCCACTGAAAATGTACTCGACTTCTCATTAGCCTTCGACAACTTTGTACAGGAGATAGAAGAAAAATTAGCCTCAGAAGAAACGATTGAGATAGCTACCAAAAATGGTGGTAAAGTAGTTGTTGATGGTATTTCTCAGCAGGGCAATATCATCATTAAACATCCGGGAAAAGACAATACCTATCCAGTTTCTAAACAAAGACTTTCAAAGCTGCATGCTGCATTTCCTGATTTAGCCGATGTAAACAATATCGACCAACAATTCAGGTCTATTATTGGTGGTAGTAATTCCACAGCAAATTGGTCTGTACTGAATGCTATCAGAAACAATAACCCAGTTACTAAAGAAACGCCAAAAGAGATTAGAAAATACTCTTGGGACGATAAAGTACAAGTAGTAAAATCTTTGACTAAGGAAGACTATAAAGGAAAAACCGGAGAACCGTATGTACTTATCATTGACGAAATAAACAGAGGAAATGTATCACAGATATTCGGTGAGCTAATCACACTTATAGAGGAAGATAAGCGATTAGGTAATCCGGAAGCAATTCAAGTACAATTGCCGTACAGTAAAGATTGGTTTGGAGTACCTCCCAATGTTCACATCATAGGAACCATGAATACCGCAGACCGAAGTGTAGAAGCTTTGGATACAGCTCTTAGAAGAAGATTCAGTTTTACTGAAATGCCTCCAAAACCGGAGCTCATTAACACAGAGGGTAAAGCGGAAAACGGTATTGTAAATGGCATAGAACTATCAGTACTATTGGAAACGATAAATAAGCGAATTGAGAAGCTATTGGACAAAGACCACATGATTGGTCATAGTTATTTCCTATCGGTTGAAGGATTAAAAGGCTTGAAATCGGCTTTCCAGAACAAGATAGTGCCTCTGCTACAAGAATACTTCTTTGGGGATTATGGTAAAATTGGTTTGGTAATTAGCTCTAAGTTCTTTGATATCAAAGACAATCAAGTAGATGAAGACTTCTTTGCTCCATTTGAAGATTATGATAGCAGCCCTTTGGTAGAAAGAAAAGTTTATCACCTCAAAAACATCCAAGACATGAGTGATGAAGTGTTTATTGAGGCTTTGAATGACTTACAACGCAAAAACAAATAA